Proteins encoded within one genomic window of Paraglaciecola psychrophila 170:
- a CDS encoding GGDEF domain-containing protein: MSLTTKLSPLLSRLTYFCWLFFPPLLFFSALFSVYFFNTELFKNWLINLWWMSYVSLAIAAIIAWQFGRSRLVYACLLLFLVAANKEITLTPELLEARYSGILFSFVFLLYSRDKGFSTLNLCFSLAILLLLFVLSWLAVPALQVASQPWLTPIDSLLFQLSPEILSVITTFNMALLVGALLLGLVRLFLKTDNTHNALYFALGLSAFIHIDSDPKFGLLTIVSLASLFCYSVLKDSFTMAFKDELTDIPSRRALMQYVQTLGRKYTVVMSDIDHFKKFNDTYGHDVGDEVLKLVASKLHKITGGGKTFRFGGEEFIIVFPRKTSAEVMPFVEMVRLSIADYDIALRAKPRPPRPKKTLSRITPAKEKIVKVTTSFGVAHRTKQHPDFASIMKQADIALYAAKKGGRNCVKLAKQ, from the coding sequence TTGTCATTGACTACTAAATTGTCGCCCCTGTTGTCTCGATTGACTTATTTTTGTTGGTTGTTCTTCCCCCCGTTACTTTTTTTTAGTGCTTTATTTAGCGTTTATTTTTTCAATACTGAGTTGTTTAAAAACTGGCTAATTAACCTTTGGTGGATGAGTTATGTCAGTTTGGCTATTGCGGCGATTATTGCTTGGCAGTTTGGTCGAAGCAGACTGGTTTATGCCTGTTTACTACTTTTTCTTGTTGCCGCTAATAAAGAAATAACACTAACACCAGAATTATTAGAAGCGAGATACAGCGGGATCTTGTTTAGCTTTGTATTTTTGCTGTATAGCAGAGATAAAGGATTTTCCACTCTAAACTTGTGTTTCAGTTTAGCTATTTTATTACTTTTATTTGTGTTGAGTTGGTTAGCTGTTCCAGCTTTACAAGTCGCCAGTCAACCCTGGTTAACCCCTATAGACAGCCTACTATTTCAACTGTCACCGGAAATACTTAGCGTCATAACAACTTTTAATATGGCATTGCTAGTCGGAGCTTTATTACTAGGCTTGGTTAGGTTATTTCTAAAAACCGATAACACCCATAACGCTTTATATTTTGCCTTGGGGTTAAGTGCTTTCATACATATTGATAGTGATCCCAAATTTGGGCTGCTCACCATAGTCAGTTTAGCGAGCTTGTTCTGTTACTCAGTACTCAAAGACAGCTTTACTATGGCTTTTAAAGATGAACTAACCGATATCCCCTCTAGACGCGCATTGATGCAATATGTGCAAACCCTTGGGCGTAAATATACTGTGGTGATGTCTGATATCGACCATTTTAAAAAGTTTAACGACACCTACGGCCATGATGTTGGCGATGAAGTATTAAAACTAGTGGCCAGTAAATTACACAAGATAACTGGCGGTGGTAAAACGTTTCGTTTTGGTGGCGAAGAATTTATAATCGTTTTCCCAAGAAAAACATCAGCAGAAGTGATGCCTTTTGTCGAAATGGTTCGCCTAAGTATTGCTGATTACGACATTGCCCTTAGAGCTAAACCGCGCCCTCCTAGACCTAAGAAGACGTTATCAAGAATAACACCCGCCAAAGAAAAAATAGTAAAAGTCACAACCAGTTTTGGTGTTGCTCATCGGACCAAACAACATCCAGACTTTGCCAGTATTATGAAACAAGCTGACATCGCCCTGTATGCGGCCAAAAAAGGCGGCAGAAACTGTGTCAAGTTAGCGAAACAATGA
- a CDS encoding glycosyltransferase codes for MSIENSKKLLVLGYVWPEPNSSAAGRHMLSLLTLFVQQGWQVTFASPALQGEHKVDLTELGIDEQAVTINCSSFDDFVNELNPSIVLFDRFMLEEQFGWRVAKHCPDALRILDTEDLHSLRHARHQALKQNRPLTPADLSSDVAKREIAAIFRCDLSLIISDYEFELLKNHYSVPEHILLHCPFMLDLQNVTPSANSFLDRQHFISIGNFRHEPNWDAVLFLKQTIWPLIRKQLPQAELHIYGAYPPPKATQLHNPKQGFLVKGWAEDAKQVMQQARVCLAPLRFGAGIKGKLAEAMFCGTPNVTTNIGSEGMNMGLDWSGLTTDLTQFDNQENSASDFAKHAVQLYQNEALWQQKQQHGYQIIKTNFNKEEIQTTLLARIVDIQHNLNNHRSNNFIGQMLQHHQLKSTQYMAQWIEAKNR; via the coding sequence ATGAGCATTGAGAATAGTAAAAAGTTACTGGTACTGGGTTACGTATGGCCAGAGCCCAATTCATCGGCTGCTGGTAGACATATGTTGAGTTTACTAACGTTGTTTGTGCAGCAAGGTTGGCAAGTCACTTTTGCTAGCCCTGCCTTGCAAGGCGAACATAAAGTAGATTTAACAGAGCTGGGTATCGACGAACAAGCAGTAACAATTAATTGCAGTAGTTTTGATGATTTCGTTAATGAACTCAACCCCAGCATAGTGCTATTCGATCGCTTTATGCTTGAAGAACAGTTTGGATGGCGGGTAGCCAAACATTGCCCTGATGCATTGCGCATACTCGATACCGAAGATTTACATTCACTTCGACATGCAAGGCATCAAGCATTAAAACAAAATAGACCATTAACTCCAGCAGATTTGAGTAGTGATGTGGCTAAACGTGAAATTGCAGCTATTTTTCGCTGTGACTTAAGTTTGATCATTTCAGACTATGAATTTGAATTACTCAAAAACCATTACTCCGTGCCCGAACATATTTTACTACACTGTCCCTTTATGCTGGATTTGCAAAACGTTACACCATCAGCAAACAGTTTCTTAGACAGACAACACTTCATCAGCATTGGTAACTTTCGCCACGAGCCTAATTGGGACGCGGTGCTTTTTTTAAAACAAACCATTTGGCCCTTGATACGCAAACAATTACCTCAAGCCGAGTTACATATTTACGGTGCATACCCGCCACCAAAAGCCACACAATTACACAATCCCAAACAAGGTTTTTTAGTTAAAGGCTGGGCAGAGGATGCCAAACAGGTCATGCAGCAAGCCAGAGTCTGTTTAGCCCCGTTACGTTTTGGTGCGGGTATAAAAGGCAAGTTAGCTGAAGCGATGTTTTGTGGCACTCCAAATGTTACCACCAACATTGGGAGTGAAGGCATGAATATGGGGCTTGACTGGTCTGGATTAACAACAGATCTAACTCAGTTCGATAACCAAGAAAACAGTGCCTCAGATTTTGCTAAACATGCGGTGCAACTCTATCAAAACGAAGCCTTATGGCAGCAAAAACAACAACATGGTTACCAGATTATTAAAACCAATTTTAATAAAGAAGAAATCCAAACAACGTTACTGGCACGTATTGTAGATATTCAACACAACTTAAACAATCATCGTTCAAACAACTTTATTGGGCAAATGTTGCAACATCACCAACTTAAGAGCACCCAATACATGGCTCAATGGATTGAAGCTAAAAACCGTTGA
- a CDS encoding purine-nucleoside phosphorylase, whose product MNIHKLLSLILLSSFLFCSHVAASTKPIQVKVFIATMFEIGANSGDKAGEFQLWYERYFSNSHPFDVKGALKPVYCNNDGICGGVLGMGKVASSASMQAILLNEKFDFSSSYFILSGVGGTPPSKGTIGDVTWGSWLIDYDLGHRWAPEEGKAGEPTFMPRTGYESIRRYQLNPLLVSWSMALTKDITLKDSPGAKAYRKRYPQNAAGQLPKVQKGTHMTGDTFFHGPGLSKQAQYISELYEADDYIATEMEAAAITQVISRIYGTQRILSLRGSVNFDQGNPNETTLEHLDPAPGETAGGFAETVENIVLVGSIVTDHILKNWVVWKESVPTNP is encoded by the coding sequence GTGAATATCCACAAATTATTATCTTTGATTTTACTCTCTTCATTTTTATTTTGTAGCCACGTTGCTGCCAGTACCAAACCTATCCAGGTAAAAGTATTTATTGCTACTATGTTTGAAATCGGCGCGAATTCAGGCGATAAAGCCGGTGAATTTCAGCTCTGGTATGAACGTTATTTTAGCAATAGTCACCCTTTTGATGTGAAAGGTGCACTCAAGCCTGTTTATTGTAATAACGATGGTATATGTGGCGGTGTGTTAGGGATGGGCAAGGTGGCGTCATCTGCTTCAATGCAAGCGATTTTACTAAACGAAAAATTTGATTTTTCGAGCAGTTATTTCATTCTAAGTGGAGTGGGGGGCACACCACCATCAAAAGGCACCATAGGTGATGTGACATGGGGCAGTTGGCTAATTGATTATGACTTAGGTCATCGTTGGGCACCAGAAGAAGGTAAGGCAGGGGAACCGACTTTTATGCCTCGTACAGGATACGAAAGTATTCGCCGTTATCAACTTAACCCCTTATTGGTTTCATGGAGCATGGCCTTAACTAAAGATATAACACTAAAAGACTCACCGGGCGCAAAAGCCTATCGAAAACGTTACCCCCAGAATGCAGCAGGGCAATTACCTAAAGTACAAAAGGGAACGCATATGACAGGTGATACGTTTTTTCATGGACCGGGGTTGTCAAAACAAGCGCAATATATATCTGAGTTATATGAGGCAGATGATTATATCGCAACTGAAATGGAAGCCGCGGCGATAACACAGGTCATTAGCCGAATTTACGGTACCCAAAGAATTTTAAGTTTGCGAGGTTCCGTCAATTTTGATCAAGGTAACCCAAACGAAACTACTCTAGAACACCTTGACCCCGCACCCGGAGAAACAGCTGGTGGTTTTGCCGAAACAGTTGAAAATATTGTATTAGTAGGAAGTATCGTGACAGACCATATTCTTAAAAATTGGGTTGTTTGGAAAGAAAGCGTACCCACTAATCCATAA
- a CDS encoding thioredoxin family protein, whose amino-acid sequence MSTNNKEDQTRSPIRKVLDVCGIIILISVLGYYGNRTIQSYLGQQAIDQTGLEIRSLVQALEVAKSSNKLVLVDMSAIWCPSCRKLDQQVFSDEQVKTQLDQEFVYARIEYESPEGKTFMQNYQVTGFPTLLILNASGEKLVQLPINYEPLAFLKTLEQVLETIHHFKAINP is encoded by the coding sequence ATGTCAACAAACAATAAGGAAGACCAGACGCGCTCTCCCATTAGAAAAGTATTAGATGTGTGCGGGATTATTATATTGATATCTGTTTTAGGGTATTACGGGAATAGAACGATTCAGAGTTATCTTGGGCAACAAGCCATAGATCAAACTGGTTTAGAGATCCGTAGCTTAGTTCAAGCGTTAGAGGTAGCCAAAAGCTCCAATAAATTAGTCTTAGTAGATATGTCAGCTATTTGGTGCCCATCCTGTCGTAAACTAGACCAACAAGTGTTCTCTGATGAACAAGTCAAAACACAGCTTGATCAAGAGTTTGTTTATGCTCGAATAGAGTACGAGTCACCAGAAGGTAAAACTTTTATGCAAAACTACCAAGTCACTGGTTTTCCGACGTTGTTGATACTCAATGCCAGTGGTGAAAAATTAGTCCAGTTACCAATCAATTATGAGCCCTTAGCCTTTTTAAAAACACTTGAGCAAGTGCTTGAGACGATCCACCATTTTAAAGCTATTAATCCTTAA